A section of the Streptomyces sp. NBC_00178 genome encodes:
- a CDS encoding sensor histidine kinase, whose product MRFRGKSIRRKIVALLLVPLASLTGLWVFATYVTGREANALMGAGAIVEKVGHPLEDTIRAVQDERRQTLVYLADPRASDALPLLRRQRAATDRVVADVRLSARSKDVRDKLSPESEARLESILGEVDGLDALRGSVEKRTIDRTRALDFYNGLVDPCYRFLNGLHQMENVSMDKQVRALVGVSRAREMLSREDALVASGLVAGRLGAPELRVVSDLAASRKLLYDVNLELLPESERARMEQYWSSPDSEPLRTAEQKLIAAGPFTKPGAVDAERWQEAAPPALEHLANDGTEMSNRFQDRAEPAGYRVLIRAGVAGVLGFVALLVSVFVSVRVGRELVRDLSRLRKDAHEVSGVRLPSVMRRLAAGEHVDVETEAPHLSYERDEIGQVGQALNTLQRAAVEAAVKQADMRRGVSEVFVNLARRNQVLLHRQLTLLDTMERRTDDGDELADLFRLDHLTTRMRRHAEGLVILSGAAPSRQWRKPIQLMDVVRAAVAEVEDYERIEVRRLPRIGVGGPAVADLTHLIAELLENATVFSPPHTAVQVHGERVANGFTLEIHDRGLGMAPEILLDANLRLAETPEFELSDTDRLGLFVVSRLAQRQNVRVSLQTSPYGGTTAVVFIPSPLLTDAPDTHGTGFRLDRRAEKALDGGRPGARVPGSDKARRDGIADGDIPGRPGGLAPVPTGLTDPSVLDGPIELDGPVGALELADDPALDRALDPALGPVLDGVSDLEDSDSERGGIFRARDLRRDTGREQHQQAFDPSEERSADVRPMRPAGPVPLPRRKPPTLVTDRGRGAGHGGRAQPAASDAVTALPGTGSRGSSGAPADAGAQEDTRPPRRPGTAPDTVGGLPRRVRQASLAPQLREDSAVRTPGITPAATDDDLERDADDVRTRMASLQRGWERGRRQNAEDVTGHGETAPRTTPGGDGR is encoded by the coding sequence ATGCGCTTTCGCGGGAAGTCCATCCGCAGGAAGATCGTGGCGTTGCTCCTGGTGCCGCTCGCCTCCCTCACGGGCCTGTGGGTCTTCGCGACCTACGTCACCGGTCGCGAGGCCAACGCCCTGATGGGCGCCGGCGCGATCGTGGAGAAGGTCGGGCACCCGCTCGAGGACACCATCCGCGCCGTCCAGGACGAACGACGGCAGACCCTCGTCTACCTCGCGGACCCCCGGGCCTCGGACGCCCTCCCCCTGCTGCGCCGGCAGCGCGCGGCGACCGACCGGGTCGTGGCCGACGTCCGGCTCAGCGCACGGAGCAAGGACGTCCGCGACAAGCTCAGCCCCGAGTCCGAGGCCCGGCTCGAGTCGATCCTCGGCGAGGTCGACGGGCTGGACGCACTGCGCGGATCGGTCGAGAAGCGCACCATCGACCGGACCAGGGCCCTCGACTTCTACAACGGGCTCGTCGACCCCTGCTACCGCTTCCTGAACGGTCTCCACCAGATGGAGAACGTCTCGATGGACAAGCAGGTCCGCGCCCTGGTCGGCGTGTCCCGTGCCCGCGAGATGCTCTCCCGCGAGGACGCCCTGGTCGCGTCGGGCCTGGTCGCGGGCCGGCTCGGCGCCCCGGAACTGCGCGTCGTCTCCGACCTCGCCGCCAGCCGCAAGCTCCTCTACGACGTCAACCTCGAACTCCTTCCGGAGAGCGAGCGCGCGCGCATGGAGCAGTACTGGAGCAGCCCCGACTCCGAGCCCCTGCGCACCGCCGAGCAGAAGCTCATCGCCGCGGGCCCCTTCACGAAGCCGGGCGCCGTCGACGCGGAACGCTGGCAGGAGGCCGCTCCGCCGGCCCTGGAGCACCTGGCCAACGACGGCACGGAGATGTCCAACCGCTTCCAGGACCGCGCCGAGCCCGCCGGCTACCGCGTCCTGATCCGGGCCGGTGTCGCCGGCGTCCTGGGCTTCGTCGCACTCCTCGTCTCGGTCTTCGTCTCCGTGCGGGTGGGACGCGAACTCGTCCGCGACCTCTCCCGCCTCCGCAAGGACGCCCACGAGGTGTCCGGGGTACGGCTGCCCAGCGTGATGCGGCGGCTCGCCGCCGGCGAACACGTCGACGTCGAGACCGAGGCCCCGCACCTCAGCTACGAACGCGACGAGATAGGCCAGGTCGGCCAGGCCCTCAACACCCTCCAGCGGGCCGCCGTCGAGGCCGCCGTCAAACAGGCGGACATGCGCCGGGGCGTCTCCGAGGTCTTCGTCAACCTCGCCCGCCGCAACCAGGTGCTCCTGCACCGTCAGCTGACGCTCCTGGACACGATGGAGCGCCGTACGGACGACGGCGACGAACTCGCCGACCTCTTCCGCCTCGACCACCTCACCACCCGCATGCGCCGGCACGCGGAAGGCCTCGTGATCCTCTCCGGGGCGGCCCCCTCCCGGCAGTGGCGCAAGCCCATCCAGCTCATGGACGTGGTGCGTGCGGCGGTCGCGGAGGTGGAGGACTACGAACGGATCGAGGTCAGGCGCCTGCCCCGCATCGGCGTGGGTGGCCCCGCCGTGGCCGACCTGACCCACCTCATCGCGGAGCTGCTGGAGAACGCCACGGTGTTCTCACCCCCGCACACGGCGGTCCAGGTGCACGGCGAACGCGTGGCCAACGGCTTCACGCTGGAGATCCACGACCGCGGGCTCGGGATGGCGCCCGAGATCCTCCTGGACGCCAACCTGAGGCTCGCCGAGACACCCGAATTCGAGCTGTCCGACACCGACCGGCTCGGCCTCTTCGTCGTCAGCCGGCTCGCGCAGCGGCAGAACGTCAGGGTGTCGCTCCAGACGTCGCCGTACGGGGGCACCACCGCGGTCGTCTTCATCCCCTCCCCGTTGCTGACCGACGCCCCGGACACCCACGGCACCGGCTTCCGCCTCGACCGCCGGGCGGAGAAGGCGCTCGACGGCGGCCGGCCGGGTGCCCGCGTGCCCGGCAGCGACAAGGCGCGACGGGACGGGATCGCCGACGGCGACATCCCCGGGAGGCCGGGCGGACTGGCCCCGGTGCCCACGGGCCTCACGGACCCTTCGGTCCTCGACGGCCCCATCGAGCTGGACGGTCCGGTGGGCGCGCTCGAACTCGCCGACGACCCCGCGCTCGACCGCGCCCTCGATCCCGCACTGGGCCCCGTCCTGGACGGCGTGTCCGACCTGGAGGACAGCGACAGCGAGCGGGGCGGCATCTTCAGGGCCCGCGACCTGCGCCGGGACACCGGTCGCGAACAGCACCAGCAGGCGTTCGACCCGTCGGAGGAACGCTCCGCCGACGTACGGCCGATGCGGCCCGCCGGACCGGTGCCGCTGCCCCGTCGCAAGCCGCCGACGCTCGTCACGGACCGGGGACGCGGAGCCGGCCACGGCGGCCGCGCGCAACCGGCCGCCTCCGACGCCGTCACGGCCCTCCCGGGCACCGGCTCCCGGGGGAGTTCCGGCGCCCCCGCGGACGCGGGTGCCCAGGAGGACACACGCCCTCCGCGACGCCCCGGTACCGCCCCGGACACCGTGGGCGGCCTCCCGCGACGGGTCCGGCAGGCGAGCCTCGCCCCACAGCTCCGGGAGGACTCCGCGGTGCGGACCCCCGGCATCACCCCCGCGGCAACGGACGACGACCTCGAACGTGACGCGGACGACGTACGCACTCGCATGGCTTCGCTTCAACGCGGCTGGGAGCGCGGCCGTCGGCAGAACGCCGAGGACGTGACCGGCCACGGCGAGACAGCACCACGAACCACTCCGGGAGGGGACGGTCGATGA
- a CDS encoding DUF742 domain-containing protein yields MSADSVRDAASGRPSADTGADASRWYDADAGPVVRPYAMTRGRTSSATRHRLDLIAIVVPEPAADDPGRDQTLSPEHVEIVELCSDMPQSIAELASGLDLPVGVVRVLVGDLVEDELVHVTRPVPPAELPDVNILREVINGLRAL; encoded by the coding sequence ATGAGCGCCGACTCCGTCCGTGACGCCGCGTCCGGAAGACCGTCCGCAGACACCGGAGCGGACGCCTCGCGCTGGTACGACGCCGACGCGGGGCCGGTGGTCCGGCCCTACGCGATGACCCGGGGGCGCACCAGCAGCGCCACCCGTCACCGTCTCGACCTGATCGCGATCGTCGTCCCCGAACCGGCGGCCGACGATCCCGGCCGGGACCAGACGCTCTCCCCGGAACACGTGGAGATCGTCGAACTGTGCAGCGACATGCCCCAGTCCATCGCCGAACTCGCCTCCGGCCTCGACCTCCCCGTCGGAGTGGTCCGGGTCCTGGTCGGCGACCTCGTCGAGGACGAACTGGTGCACGTGACCCGTCCCGTTCCGCCGGCCGAGCTGCCGGACGTGAACATTCTCCGCGAGGTGATCAATGGCCTTCGGGCGCTCTAG
- a CDS encoding GTP-binding protein — protein MAFGRSSRAKRPVEPVTLKILVAGGFGVGKTTLVGAVSEIRPLRTEERLSEAGRPVDDVSGVESKNTTTVAMDFGRITLREDLVLYLFGTPGQDRFWFLWDELAQGALGAVVLADTRRLEDCFAAVDYFERRDIPFTVAVNLFDGAGQFPADTVRAALDLDPGVPVLLCDARDRSSVRDVLVAVVEHALARADRLREPART, from the coding sequence ATGGCCTTCGGGCGCTCTAGCCGCGCGAAGCGGCCCGTCGAGCCCGTCACCCTGAAAATACTGGTCGCGGGCGGCTTCGGAGTGGGCAAGACGACCCTCGTGGGGGCGGTCAGCGAGATCAGACCCCTGCGCACGGAGGAACGGCTGAGCGAGGCGGGCCGTCCCGTCGACGACGTCTCCGGGGTCGAGAGCAAGAACACCACCACGGTGGCGATGGACTTCGGCCGCATCACCCTGCGTGAGGACCTCGTCCTCTACCTCTTCGGCACACCGGGGCAGGACCGCTTCTGGTTCCTGTGGGACGAGCTGGCCCAGGGAGCCCTGGGGGCGGTCGTCCTCGCGGACACCCGCAGGCTGGAGGACTGCTTCGCGGCGGTCGACTACTTCGAGCGCCGCGACATCCCGTTCACGGTGGCCGTCAACCTCTTCGACGGCGCCGGGCAGTTCCCCGCCGACACCGTGCGGGCGGCGCTGGACCTCGACCCCGGGGTGCCCGTGCTGCTCTGCGACGCACGCGACCGGTCGTCCGTCCGGGACGTGCTGGTCGCGGTCGTCGAGCACGCCCTGGCCCGCGCCGACCGGCTCCGGGAACCCGCCAGGACCTGA
- a CDS encoding roadblock/LC7 domain-containing protein — translation MTAPNAAASNAARQGSGELNWLLDELVERVASIRKALVLSSDGLATGTSQDLTREDSEHLAAVASGFHSLAKGVGRHFEAGRVRQTVVELDEAFLFVTAAGDGSCLAVLADADSDVGQVAYEMTLMVKRVGAHLANAPRTGMPAGG, via the coding sequence ATGACCGCACCGAACGCCGCAGCATCCAACGCCGCACGCCAGGGCTCCGGCGAGCTCAACTGGCTCCTCGACGAACTCGTCGAACGCGTCGCGAGCATCCGCAAGGCGCTGGTTCTCTCCAGCGACGGTCTCGCCACCGGCACATCGCAAGACCTCACCCGTGAGGACAGCGAGCATCTGGCGGCCGTGGCCTCCGGATTCCACAGCCTCGCCAAGGGCGTCGGCCGTCACTTCGAGGCGGGCCGGGTGCGGCAGACCGTCGTCGAGCTCGACGAGGCCTTCCTCTTCGTCACCGCCGCCGGCGACGGCAGCTGTCTCGCCGTCCTGGCCGACGCGGACTCCGACGTGGGCCAGGTCGCGTACGAGATGACCCTCATGGTCAAGCGCGTGGGCGCCCACCTGGCCAACGCTCCCCGGACCGGTATGCCCGCCGGAGGGTGA
- a CDS encoding DUF962 domain-containing protein yields the protein MPQETFGSYEEFWPYYVAMHSRAATRWVHLTGTLTGLAITAYGLARGRKRYAMALPLIGYGTAWPAHFLIEKNNPATFGHPAWSLRGDAQMIGMMLAGRDAELAETASKWLAENA from the coding sequence ATGCCTCAGGAGACGTTCGGTTCGTATGAAGAGTTCTGGCCCTACTACGTCGCCATGCACTCCAGGGCGGCGACCCGGTGGGTCCACCTGACGGGGACGCTGACCGGCCTGGCCATCACCGCCTACGGTCTTGCCCGGGGCCGGAAGCGGTACGCGATGGCGCTCCCGCTGATCGGGTACGGCACGGCGTGGCCGGCTCACTTCCTCATCGAGAAGAACAATCCGGCGACCTTCGGGCACCCGGCGTGGTCGCTCCGGGGCGACGCGCAGATGATCGGGATGATGCTGGCGGGCCGCGACGCGGAGCTGGCGGAGACCGCGTCCAAGTGGCTCGCCGAGAACGCCTGA
- a CDS encoding M15 family metallopeptidase, translating to MTGIARVLRALTAAGSALLAVAAAAPVASASPVASASPEPKAPREFVDLRSVDPTIITEMRYTTAHNFMGEPVDGYRRPVCILTRPAALALRTAQRSLLRRGYSLKVYDCYRPQRAVDHFVRWAKDLDDQEMKGEFYPLVDKTRLFADGYIAEKSGHSRGSTVDLTLVKLPALPTRPYEPGEALAPCYGPRAERFPDNSVDMGTGYDCFDTRSHTDDPRIQGVQRANRQFLRSTLTGLGFVNLAEEWWHFTYKPELFPDTYFDFPVARRSVAGH from the coding sequence ATGACAGGAATTGCTCGTGTCCTCCGTGCCCTGACCGCCGCCGGCTCCGCCCTGCTCGCCGTGGCGGCCGCCGCACCCGTCGCGTCGGCCTCGCCCGTCGCGTCCGCCTCGCCCGAGCCGAAGGCTCCCCGGGAGTTCGTCGACCTCCGCTCCGTCGATCCGACGATCATCACGGAGATGCGCTACACCACCGCGCACAATTTCATGGGCGAGCCGGTGGACGGCTACCGGCGCCCCGTCTGCATCCTGACCCGCCCCGCGGCCCTGGCCCTGCGCACCGCCCAGCGGAGCCTGCTGCGCCGGGGCTACTCGCTCAAGGTCTACGACTGCTACCGGCCGCAGCGGGCCGTGGACCACTTCGTACGCTGGGCGAAGGACCTCGACGACCAGGAGATGAAGGGCGAGTTCTATCCGCTGGTCGACAAGACGCGCCTGTTCGCGGACGGTTACATCGCGGAGAAGTCCGGTCACAGCCGGGGCAGCACGGTCGACCTCACGCTCGTGAAGCTGCCGGCACTGCCGACGAGGCCGTACGAGCCGGGCGAGGCACTGGCCCCCTGCTACGGCCCGAGGGCCGAGCGCTTTCCCGACAACTCGGTGGACATGGGCACGGGCTACGACTGCTTCGACACCCGTTCGCACACGGACGACCCCCGGATCCAGGGGGTCCAGCGCGCGAACCGCCAGTTCCTGCGGAGCACGCTCACCGGCCTGGGCTTCGTGAACCTGGCCGAGGAGTGGTGGCACTTCACCTACAAGCCCGAGCTCTTCCCGGACACCTACTTCGACTTCCCCGTGGCCAGGCGTTCCGTCGCCGGCCACTGA
- a CDS encoding glycoside hydrolase family 31 protein, translating to MDGRDLVRSVKMVGSVQGMRTVRSAWRRRRADARALAPRGAERARVPGLLVSAEPGPGGGVVRFARSELRVRVAVGGAVFWSWDGAGPLPSYALPGDEPEPDGRARLEPDKNGGWQVVSERLTVAVSRHGALELRTPGGVVLRRDLPPRWWEPVAGGPARWVQKSEVPADAGFFGLGGRATGPRLREGTYRLWNTDPGGRFGPGDDPLYLTMPVQVVVSDAGTHLAFHDNSWPGRVTLREGEEGAGSGHDRPGTCEVRMEGGPLRCWVVVGTPARVLRGWTALTGAPALPPSWALGPQHARWGFGSEREVRRIVAGYRERGLPLSVLHLDIDHYDGHQVFTVDRERFPGLPTLAKELREDGVRLVSIVDPAVRASPGNAVFDSGSEVGAQGAFVRDPSGRPVLGEVWPGECVYPDFTDPLVREWWGGLYEERLGQGFSGVWHDMNEPVSFSAFGDPSLPLSARHTLEGRGGDHREAHNVYALTMARAGYEGLCRLRPDERPFLFSRSGWAGMQRYGGTWSGDVATGWPGLRASLALVLGLGLCGVPYSGPDVGGFDGSPSPELYLRWFQLGAYMPLFRTHAAIDAGRREPWEFGPEVLGHARGVLEERERLHPYFVTLAHTARLTGAPYVRPLWWNASGDRALRACEDAFLLGDALLVAPVFEEGAVRRSVRLPRGRWYDTATGRAYEGPCQVAVDAPLSRVPVLARAGAVIPVRGAGGELELEVWAPSPGRSGRGVVVRDVGDGWARAEVERYTSRLAGGRVVVERDGGEGAVPYPVRVRGLPEAALP from the coding sequence ATGGATGGTCGTGACCTGGTGCGCTCGGTGAAAATGGTCGGTTCTGTGCAGGGGATGCGTACGGTGCGCTCGGCGTGGCGCCGCCGGCGTGCGGACGCGCGGGCGCTGGCACCGCGCGGTGCGGAGCGGGCGCGTGTGCCCGGGCTCCTGGTGAGTGCGGAGCCTGGGCCGGGTGGTGGTGTGGTGCGGTTCGCCCGCTCGGAACTGCGGGTGCGGGTGGCGGTGGGCGGTGCGGTGTTCTGGTCGTGGGACGGTGCGGGGCCGCTGCCGTCGTACGCCCTGCCGGGTGACGAGCCGGAGCCGGATGGGCGGGCCCGGCTGGAGCCGGACAAGAACGGCGGCTGGCAGGTGGTGTCGGAGCGGCTGACCGTCGCCGTGTCGCGGCACGGTGCGCTGGAACTGCGGACGCCGGGCGGTGTGGTGCTCCGCCGGGACCTGCCTCCGCGCTGGTGGGAGCCGGTTGCGGGCGGCCCGGCCCGGTGGGTGCAGAAGTCCGAGGTGCCGGCCGACGCGGGTTTCTTCGGGCTCGGCGGGCGGGCCACCGGGCCGAGGCTGCGGGAGGGCACGTACCGCCTGTGGAACACCGATCCCGGAGGCCGTTTCGGCCCCGGGGACGATCCGCTGTACCTGACGATGCCGGTGCAGGTGGTGGTGTCGGACGCGGGGACGCATCTGGCGTTCCACGACAACTCCTGGCCGGGGCGGGTGACGCTCCGGGAGGGCGAGGAGGGTGCGGGCTCCGGGCACGACCGGCCGGGTACGTGCGAAGTGCGCATGGAGGGCGGTCCGCTGCGCTGCTGGGTGGTCGTGGGGACACCGGCCCGGGTGCTGCGGGGCTGGACGGCGCTGACGGGCGCGCCGGCGCTGCCGCCGTCGTGGGCGCTGGGGCCGCAGCACGCGCGGTGGGGGTTCGGCAGTGAACGGGAAGTACGGCGGATCGTCGCGGGGTACCGGGAGCGGGGTCTGCCGCTGTCGGTGCTGCACCTGGACATCGACCACTACGACGGGCACCAGGTCTTCACCGTCGACCGGGAGAGGTTCCCCGGGCTGCCGACCCTGGCCAAGGAGTTGCGGGAGGACGGTGTCCGTCTGGTGTCGATCGTCGATCCGGCGGTGAGGGCGTCTCCGGGGAACGCCGTGTTCGACAGCGGTTCGGAGGTCGGCGCGCAGGGTGCGTTCGTGCGTGATCCGTCGGGTCGTCCGGTGCTCGGTGAGGTGTGGCCGGGTGAGTGCGTGTATCCGGACTTCACCGATCCGCTGGTGCGGGAGTGGTGGGGCGGGCTGTACGAGGAGCGGCTCGGCCAGGGGTTCTCCGGTGTGTGGCACGACATGAACGAGCCGGTGTCCTTCTCGGCCTTCGGTGATCCCTCGCTTCCGCTTTCGGCGCGGCACACGCTGGAGGGGCGGGGCGGGGACCACCGGGAGGCGCACAACGTGTACGCCCTGACGATGGCCAGGGCCGGGTACGAGGGTCTGTGCCGGCTTCGGCCCGACGAGCGGCCGTTCCTGTTCTCGCGTTCCGGCTGGGCGGGGATGCAGCGGTACGGCGGTACGTGGTCGGGTGACGTCGCCACCGGGTGGCCGGGGCTCCGGGCGTCGCTGGCGCTCGTGCTGGGGCTGGGCCTCTGCGGGGTGCCGTACTCGGGGCCCGATGTCGGCGGCTTCGACGGGTCGCCGTCGCCCGAGCTGTATCTGCGCTGGTTCCAGCTGGGTGCGTACATGCCGCTGTTCCGTACGCACGCGGCGATCGACGCGGGGCGCCGGGAGCCGTGGGAGTTCGGGCCGGAGGTGCTCGGCCACGCCCGGGGGGTGCTGGAGGAGCGGGAGCGGCTGCACCCGTACTTCGTGACGCTCGCGCACACGGCCCGGCTGACGGGCGCTCCGTACGTCCGGCCCCTGTGGTGGAACGCCTCCGGGGACCGCGCGCTGCGTGCGTGCGAGGACGCCTTCCTGCTGGGCGACGCGCTGCTGGTGGCGCCGGTGTTCGAGGAGGGCGCGGTCCGCCGGAGCGTCCGGCTGCCGAGGGGCCGGTGGTACGACACGGCGACCGGGCGGGCGTACGAGGGGCCGTGCCAGGTCGCGGTGGACGCGCCGCTGTCACGCGTCCCGGTGCTGGCGCGGGCCGGCGCGGTGATTCCGGTGCGGGGCGCGGGCGGGGAGCTGGAGCTGGAGGTGTGGGCTCCGTCGCCGGGGCGCTCGGGGCGAGGGGTGGTCGTGCGGGACGTGGGGGACGGGTGGGCGCGGGCGGAGGTCGAGCGGTACACCTCGCGCCTGGCTGGGGGCCGCGTGGTCGTCGAGCGGGACGGCGGGGAGGGGGCGGTGCCGTATCCGGTCCGGGTGCGCGGTCTGCCGGAGGCGGCCCTGCCGTAG
- a CDS encoding NUDIX domain-containing protein: MEHSHCGTCGALYAADTWPRTCTACGRTAYRNPLPVAVALLPVTSPHGTGLVVITRTIPPHVGGIALPGGFVDRTEDWRHAVVRELREETGIQADEADVRLADALSSPGGHLLLFGLLPARRADELPPSTPTDETAGHDVLHAPDDLAFPLHTQAVRAWFAGRYR; this comes from the coding sequence GTGGAGCACTCACACTGCGGCACCTGCGGAGCCCTGTACGCCGCCGACACCTGGCCCCGCACCTGTACGGCCTGCGGCCGCACCGCCTACCGCAATCCGCTTCCCGTCGCCGTCGCGCTCCTGCCCGTCACCTCGCCGCACGGCACCGGCCTCGTCGTCATCACCCGCACCATCCCCCCGCACGTGGGCGGCATCGCGCTGCCCGGCGGCTTCGTCGACCGGACCGAGGACTGGCGCCACGCCGTCGTGCGCGAACTGCGGGAGGAGACCGGCATCCAGGCCGACGAGGCGGACGTACGCCTCGCCGACGCCCTCAGCTCGCCCGGCGGCCACCTGCTCCTCTTCGGACTCCTCCCGGCCCGCCGCGCCGACGAACTCCCGCCGTCCACGCCCACCGACGAAACCGCCGGTCACGACGTGCTCCACGCACCGGACGACCTCGCCTTCCCGCTGCACACGCAGGCCGTACGCGCCTGGTTCGCCGGCCGGTACCGCTGA